Proteins encoded together in one Priestia aryabhattai window:
- a CDS encoding tetratricopeptide repeat protein, whose amino-acid sequence MSINYQKLKSMVDHYQIFDLVTYITEEVQSLQPKSLAGIVKEWLTNLQTEEELYELIRFFDEALLNRLSRMLTIYGYRRFGSIRMVTLYCDDLLREGKILDADDRLSLLISQLDTDSVKEEQLEKIYFLKVRILLEMKQVDEASKWMKQVASHNQKGMADRWGYFYLQLNDRMKAEACLKEGTEYKENGDFCYAMLADLYAYEGKHEQSLETINEAIARYPQLPSLYMDKVMRLKDLKEYSLLLETIEFIDSKLPYHDYQDFFTLLRADIYFEQQQQSQLKHLLSTKRCLKDSPYHKLIGKHTDDKFNTIKLPIVPIVQKDNYCVPASMSMMLKLLHTEKTQDEIGTRIYGGLGSKLSTAVSYFESLGFAAAFFTGTVEQFKELLDKGLPILVSLEFEQASHVQVVFGYDDELELFHVQDANFLSPTYVEYKNFDQQYANSGFLSIVASKAAADLASLSKEQDVFIRQLYDLIELVEADEETYINELVSLLKANELVPFTAIYSMKHLYRKKHEAYIRTCINHVLEKYSNHDYLKLHAAYAFFKLDDSKGASSLLHHINNKKHSSFYHYVKGRIALDEEKYDEAIEALRSSLQLDVEQHLNWSYLALAYMYQGNLEKAFECSTISLNMYGDEPYTKINHGLILMEKERYAEARNLFDALLKENPKDAHSWFERARCDEHLEKFRKAYRGFQVAKQLLPTVPYPYLSIADLLQYQLEKTDEAESHLKEGMKYLPSDMTIRGRLGDLYVANQRYEEAIALYKEGLKIEEDALMYLGLSYTYLETGEHLTAVDTLTLIAQKFSSNSDVMLDAGSMLLDAAKQKELDNQTIEFGFALYEEGIHFAQTALDEVLEAYTSYLEDTALLTRGIKFLTAEHQEHPNEILYMCYLGILYEQAKQLTKSEELYHQALRIKQDVLPYYRLGEIYQSMNRMAEAKEAFEKCLTLDKTFEAAYMKLAEMACEEQNRTAERNWLLQWIQLNPMEVNVEHAASLCETEKEYEELLGVLKSVEEMVLPQWLADSQAHVYRLKGDISQAKTYLEKALELDPQNPAIRHHQTKWLIMEQRYEEARKILTELLSEDSEDYALFQTFMSSFPNGKKLSRLTADLKKIEVEKQSKSMLFKNAAEALNEYADSIVEEQQGSIFKRSLAKFKAKTKTVMLLGLTIELYELAIKTDRNNKDAVHAFAAFYEQKGLIEDSITVLKKSLHQSWDFDVAYHLANILVNIHENEQVAHEALNLVQKLLEQQPCHIDLQIYRGFILSNLEEIEKAEAAFQELLQQQIYQPDIYAGLAKLYNKTERYHETVQLLQKAIEQRQEYEGMYTDLGIAYHLEGETEAAASLMMTRVESGDEDLFIRYNLACYLAVLGKTASAQEELDYVLAHDETGEFYELAMEDDELKGLTVRR is encoded by the coding sequence ACTCAGTTAAAGAAGAGCAGCTTGAGAAAATCTATTTTTTAAAGGTAAGAATTCTTTTAGAAATGAAACAAGTGGATGAAGCTTCTAAGTGGATGAAACAAGTAGCATCACATAATCAAAAGGGTATGGCTGACAGATGGGGTTATTTTTATTTGCAGCTCAATGACAGAATGAAAGCTGAAGCTTGCTTAAAAGAAGGAACGGAATATAAGGAGAACGGAGATTTTTGCTATGCAATGCTCGCGGACTTATATGCGTACGAAGGGAAGCATGAACAATCGCTTGAAACAATCAACGAAGCTATTGCCCGCTACCCGCAGCTTCCGTCTTTATATATGGATAAAGTGATGCGATTAAAAGATTTAAAAGAGTATTCTCTCTTGCTTGAAACGATTGAATTTATCGACTCAAAGTTACCCTATCACGATTATCAAGATTTTTTTACGCTGCTGCGCGCCGACATTTATTTTGAACAGCAGCAGCAATCTCAGCTTAAACATCTTCTCTCGACCAAGCGATGTTTAAAAGATTCACCCTATCACAAATTAATCGGAAAGCATACAGACGATAAATTCAATACAATCAAGCTTCCTATTGTGCCGATTGTTCAAAAAGATAATTATTGCGTGCCAGCCAGTATGAGTATGATGTTAAAACTTTTACATACCGAAAAAACACAGGATGAGATTGGAACGCGTATTTACGGAGGATTAGGATCCAAATTATCAACTGCAGTGAGCTACTTTGAATCTCTCGGCTTTGCAGCGGCGTTTTTTACAGGCACAGTTGAACAGTTTAAAGAACTATTAGACAAAGGGCTGCCTATTTTGGTCAGTCTGGAATTTGAACAAGCTTCCCACGTTCAAGTTGTATTTGGCTATGATGATGAACTTGAACTTTTTCATGTGCAAGATGCTAATTTTCTAAGTCCAACATATGTAGAGTATAAAAATTTTGATCAGCAGTATGCTAATTCGGGGTTTTTATCAATTGTTGCTTCTAAAGCGGCAGCGGATCTCGCTTCACTTTCTAAAGAGCAAGATGTGTTTATTCGTCAGCTGTATGACTTAATCGAACTAGTTGAAGCTGATGAAGAGACATACATTAACGAGCTCGTTTCTTTATTAAAAGCGAATGAGCTCGTTCCGTTTACGGCTATTTACAGTATGAAGCATTTGTACAGAAAAAAGCATGAAGCCTATATTCGTACATGTATTAATCATGTATTAGAGAAATATAGCAATCATGATTATCTTAAGCTTCACGCGGCATATGCCTTTTTTAAACTTGACGACAGTAAGGGAGCATCTTCTTTGTTACACCACATCAATAACAAAAAGCATAGCTCTTTTTATCACTATGTTAAGGGAAGAATTGCGTTGGATGAAGAGAAATATGACGAGGCCATTGAAGCACTGCGCAGCTCGCTGCAATTAGACGTAGAGCAGCATTTGAACTGGAGCTATTTAGCACTTGCATATATGTATCAAGGAAACCTCGAAAAGGCTTTTGAATGCTCGACTATTTCCTTAAATATGTATGGCGATGAACCTTATACAAAAATCAATCACGGACTTATTTTAATGGAGAAAGAAAGATACGCAGAAGCAAGAAATCTTTTTGATGCGTTATTAAAAGAAAACCCAAAAGATGCGCACAGCTGGTTTGAAAGAGCCCGTTGTGATGAACATTTGGAAAAGTTTCGTAAAGCTTATCGGGGATTTCAAGTAGCTAAACAGCTCTTGCCGACTGTTCCTTATCCATATCTCTCAATAGCTGATTTGTTACAATATCAATTAGAAAAAACAGACGAAGCTGAAAGCCATCTCAAAGAAGGCATGAAGTACCTCCCGAGCGACATGACAATTAGAGGAAGATTAGGCGATTTATACGTTGCGAATCAAAGATACGAAGAAGCTATTGCTCTGTATAAAGAAGGCTTAAAAATAGAGGAAGATGCCCTTATGTATTTGGGCTTATCTTATACGTATCTAGAAACAGGTGAACATTTAACAGCCGTTGATACGCTTACGCTCATTGCGCAGAAGTTTTCATCGAACAGCGACGTCATGTTGGACGCAGGCAGTATGCTTTTAGATGCAGCAAAACAAAAGGAGCTAGACAACCAAACGATAGAGTTTGGATTTGCTCTTTATGAAGAAGGAATCCATTTTGCTCAAACAGCGTTAGATGAAGTATTAGAAGCATATACGAGTTATTTAGAAGACACGGCTTTACTAACTCGTGGAATTAAGTTTTTAACTGCAGAACACCAAGAGCATCCTAATGAGATTTTGTACATGTGCTATTTAGGCATATTATACGAACAAGCCAAACAGCTAACGAAAAGTGAAGAACTTTATCATCAAGCGCTTCGTATCAAGCAAGATGTTTTGCCATATTATCGGTTAGGTGAAATATATCAATCAATGAATCGCATGGCTGAAGCAAAAGAGGCCTTCGAAAAATGCTTAACTCTTGATAAAACATTTGAAGCCGCTTATATGAAGCTTGCCGAAATGGCTTGTGAAGAACAAAATCGAACGGCTGAAAGGAATTGGCTGCTTCAATGGATACAGCTGAATCCTATGGAAGTAAACGTTGAGCACGCAGCTTCACTTTGTGAAACAGAGAAAGAGTATGAAGAACTGTTAGGGGTATTAAAGAGCGTAGAGGAAATGGTGCTGCCTCAATGGCTCGCTGACAGCCAGGCTCATGTGTATCGCCTAAAAGGAGACATTTCACAGGCTAAAACGTATCTAGAGAAGGCCCTTGAACTAGATCCACAGAATCCTGCTATTCGTCATCATCAGACAAAATGGCTCATCATGGAGCAGAGATATGAAGAAGCTAGAAAAATTCTTACAGAGTTACTAAGTGAGGATTCGGAAGATTACGCCCTATTTCAAACGTTCATGTCTAGCTTTCCGAATGGAAAAAAACTGTCTAGGCTTACGGCAGATTTAAAAAAGATAGAAGTGGAAAAACAAAGCAAAAGCATGTTATTTAAAAACGCAGCTGAGGCTTTAAATGAATATGCCGATTCCATCGTAGAAGAGCAGCAAGGGTCTATCTTCAAACGAAGCTTAGCAAAGTTCAAAGCAAAAACAAAAACGGTTATGCTGCTTGGTTTAACGATTGAACTGTATGAACTTGCTATAAAAACGGATAGGAATAATAAAGATGCTGTGCATGCATTTGCGGCTTTTTATGAACAAAAAGGCTTGATTGAAGATAGCATCACCGTGCTGAAAAAATCTCTGCATCAAAGCTGGGATTTTGATGTTGCCTATCATTTAGCCAATATACTTGTTAATATACATGAAAATGAACAGGTTGCACATGAAGCGCTAAACTTGGTTCAAAAACTTCTTGAACAGCAGCCATGTCATATAGATTTGCAGATATACCGAGGATTTATTTTGAGTAATCTTGAGGAAATAGAGAAAGCGGAGGCAGCTTTTCAAGAATTACTTCAGCAGCAGATTTATCAGCCGGACATATATGCAGGGCTAGCAAAACTGTATAACAAAACGGAACGTTATCACGAAACTGTTCAGCTTCTTCAAAAAGCGATTGAACAGCGTCAAGAGTATGAAGGGATGTATACCGATTTAGGTATCGCGTATCATTTAGAAGGTGAAACGGAAGCAGCAGCTTCGCTTATGATGACAAGAGTAGAAAGCGGAGACGAAGACCTTTTTATTCGCTATAACTTGGCATGCTATCTAGCTGTTCTTGGAAAAACTGCTTCTGCTCAGGAAGAGTTGGATTATGTTTTAGCGCACGATGAAACGGGAGAATTTTATGAATTGGCTATGGAAGACGATGAACTAAAAGGATTAACGGTAAGAAGGTGA
- a CDS encoding purine/pyrimidine permease has protein sequence MFRVSIASLQWFLFMISNSMIVPIVIASQFHLNAADSIQFLQRTLFILALSGLLQVFVGHKYPIMEGPAGVWWGVFSLYASLGTVLFGSHSETLRVLQFTLLISGIIAILMSLFGLIDKLAKYFTPTVTGTYLILLVTQLSGSFLKGMFGITETNSAIKLPIALTSTAILLLTFYLLSHRTLNKLSIIISIGVGWGVFALLGLAKPIEFQTQLFYIPKVFVFGAPRVEWNMIVTAFFVTLILITNMLASIRVVESVYKHKGEKIEKDNIKRSGMVSGISQLLGGLFSGVGAVPISGSGGFISATNLYSRVPFIVASCLLLFLSIFTPLTSIMSALPPAVGYAAIFPVFTGMMALGIGEFKHAKQPEKAMKKAGIALLSGIGVMFLPSQAFSTLPPLVTTFLSNGLVLGTIIILALEISESISLKKQAAKEG, from the coding sequence ATGTTTCGAGTCTCCATTGCTTCACTACAATGGTTTTTATTTATGATTTCTAATAGTATGATTGTTCCTATTGTAATTGCTTCTCAGTTTCATTTAAACGCAGCGGATTCTATTCAATTTTTACAGCGAACATTATTTATTTTGGCTTTATCCGGGCTCTTGCAGGTGTTTGTAGGACATAAATACCCAATCATGGAAGGGCCAGCTGGCGTTTGGTGGGGCGTCTTTTCTCTATATGCGAGTCTTGGAACCGTTCTGTTTGGTTCTCACTCCGAAACGCTCCGCGTGCTGCAGTTCACCCTCCTTATAAGCGGGATAATTGCTATTTTGATGAGCCTGTTTGGTCTCATTGATAAATTAGCAAAATACTTTACCCCGACAGTTACCGGTACATATTTAATTTTATTAGTGACGCAGCTCAGCGGTTCCTTTTTAAAAGGAATGTTTGGCATTACAGAAACAAATTCAGCTATTAAACTTCCAATTGCGCTAACTTCAACTGCGATTTTGCTGCTGACTTTTTATTTATTATCGCACCGGACGTTAAATAAGCTCAGCATTATTATTAGTATCGGTGTAGGCTGGGGAGTATTCGCACTGCTGGGGTTAGCTAAACCTATCGAATTTCAGACGCAGTTATTTTACATACCTAAAGTGTTCGTATTTGGAGCCCCCCGCGTTGAATGGAATATGATTGTTACTGCTTTTTTTGTGACGCTCATTTTAATTACAAACATGCTCGCTTCTATTCGTGTTGTTGAGTCGGTCTATAAACACAAAGGAGAAAAAATTGAAAAAGACAACATTAAGCGTTCGGGAATGGTTTCGGGTATAAGCCAGCTGCTTGGAGGATTGTTTTCAGGTGTCGGTGCCGTTCCTATTTCAGGTTCCGGTGGATTTATTTCAGCTACAAACCTTTATAGCCGAGTTCCTTTTATTGTAGCATCGTGCCTCTTGCTTTTTCTAAGTATCTTTACTCCTTTAACGTCCATTATGTCCGCTCTTCCTCCTGCCGTCGGATACGCGGCAATCTTTCCTGTTTTTACAGGTATGATGGCTCTTGGAATTGGAGAATTCAAGCATGCCAAACAGCCCGAAAAAGCGATGAAAAAAGCGGGTATTGCGTTGTTATCTGGGATAGGGGTTATGTTTTTGCCTTCTCAAGCTTTTTCAACGTTGCCACCTTTAGTTACTACGTTTTTAAGCAACGGATTAGTTCTTGGCACCATTATCATCCTTGCACTGGAAATCTCCGAATCGATTTCTTTGAAAAAACAAGCTGCAAAAGAGGGATAA
- a CDS encoding M55 family metallopeptidase codes for MKLYLSVDMEGITGLVDHTNVLREKENYERSRKIMTDEANAVIYAGFREKCSEVVVNDSHSSMNNLLVERLHPETQLISGSVKPYSMVQGLDQTFDGAMFLGYHAKASMPGVMSHSMIFGARNMYIDDTNIGELGFNAYVAGYYGVPVLMVAGDDQTALEAQQLIPNVTTAIVKQAISRSAAKTLTPKKAEQLLQEKTATAIQHKHLVKPLIPPKHPTLRIEFANYGQAEWAHLMPGTEIEPGTTTVRFQAKDILEAYQAMLVMTELATRTTFC; via the coding sequence ATGAAACTATACCTGTCGGTTGATATGGAAGGAATTACAGGACTCGTCGATCACACAAATGTTCTACGAGAGAAAGAAAACTATGAAAGAAGCCGCAAAATAATGACGGATGAAGCAAATGCAGTAATTTATGCAGGCTTTAGAGAAAAGTGTTCAGAAGTTGTGGTAAATGACAGTCATTCGAGTATGAATAATCTCCTTGTTGAACGGCTTCATCCAGAAACTCAGCTTATTTCAGGAAGCGTAAAACCATATTCAATGGTACAGGGATTAGATCAGACTTTTGATGGTGCTATGTTTCTAGGGTATCATGCTAAAGCATCCATGCCTGGTGTCATGTCTCATTCTATGATATTTGGTGCTCGAAATATGTACATAGACGATACGAATATTGGAGAGTTAGGCTTCAACGCATACGTCGCAGGCTATTACGGCGTGCCAGTTTTAATGGTAGCTGGTGATGACCAAACGGCGCTGGAAGCACAGCAGCTTATTCCAAACGTGACGACTGCTATCGTCAAACAGGCCATTTCACGTTCTGCAGCCAAAACATTAACCCCCAAGAAAGCAGAACAATTACTTCAAGAAAAAACAGCCACAGCTATTCAGCACAAACACCTTGTTAAACCTTTAATTCCGCCTAAACACCCAACCTTACGAATAGAATTTGCGAATTACGGTCAAGCAGAGTGGGCGCATTTAATGCCCGGCACAGAAATTGAACCTGGAACGACGACCGTTCGGTTTCAAGCAAAAGATATTTTAGAAGCCTATCAGGCCATGCTTGTCATGACTGAACTAGCTACGCGCACAACATTCTGTTAG
- a CDS encoding ABC transporter permease: MKSYILKRFLSMLVTLWVIVTLTFFLMHSIPGSPFNEERATSDAVQKNLESFYHLDEPLAVQYILYLKSIVTFDFGPSIKQPSQTVNDLLGRGFPVSFELGMVTLILAVISGITLGIIAALRRNGIIDYIAMSIAVIGLSVPNFVMATLLIQQLSVNLKILPAATWTSPLHMILPTLALATGPMAIIARLTRSSMIEVLTQDYIRTARAKGLSPVKIVFKHALRNALMPVITVLGTIAASVLTGTFVIEQVFAIPGMGKYFVDSINTRDYPVIMGTTVFYSSILIIMLFLVDIAYGILDPRIKLHKKEG; the protein is encoded by the coding sequence GTGAAAAGTTATATTTTAAAACGATTTTTATCCATGCTTGTTACGCTGTGGGTAATTGTGACCTTAACCTTCTTTTTAATGCATTCGATTCCTGGCTCTCCATTTAATGAAGAACGGGCGACAAGCGATGCAGTTCAAAAAAATCTGGAATCATTTTATCACTTAGATGAACCGCTAGCTGTGCAATATATTCTTTATTTAAAATCCATTGTTACCTTTGACTTTGGTCCTTCCATTAAACAGCCGTCTCAAACGGTTAACGACCTTTTAGGAAGGGGGTTTCCAGTGTCATTTGAACTTGGAATGGTAACGTTAATTCTTGCGGTGATTTCCGGTATTACACTAGGCATTATCGCTGCTCTTAGAAGGAATGGAATAATTGATTACATTGCGATGAGCATAGCAGTTATTGGATTATCAGTTCCAAATTTTGTTATGGCCACGTTGTTAATTCAACAGCTTTCTGTTAATTTAAAAATTTTACCTGCTGCTACATGGACAAGCCCTTTACATATGATTCTTCCGACTCTAGCTCTCGCCACAGGCCCTATGGCTATTATTGCGCGTTTGACTCGCTCAAGCATGATAGAAGTACTAACTCAAGATTATATTCGAACAGCGCGTGCAAAAGGGCTTTCGCCAGTGAAAATTGTATTTAAGCATGCGCTTAGAAATGCTTTAATGCCCGTTATAACAGTTCTTGGAACGATTGCAGCCAGCGTATTAACAGGCACATTTGTTATTGAACAAGTCTTTGCTATTCCTGGCATGGGAAAATATTTTGTGGACAGTATTAATACGAGAGACTACCCGGTGATTATGGGCACTACGGTCTTTTACAGTTCGATTCTCATCATTATGCTTTTTTTAGTAGACATTGCTTACGGCATACTTGATCCACGAATCAAACTGCATAAGAAGGAGGGATAA
- a CDS encoding ABC transporter permease: MLEKQEYKQTIPDEWFVPKKKKKSEAEAVVRPSLSYWHDAWRRLVKNKLAMLGLFFLVILVVMAIFGPMFSPHSVTKASFTEQNLPPSASHWFGTDDLGRDMYTRTWYGARISLFVGLMAALIDFIIGIIYGGFSGYKGGKTDNVMMRVIEILYGLPYLLVVILLMVVMGPGLSTIIVALSVTGWIGMARIVRGQVLQIKNYEYVLASKTFGTKTSRIIKRNLLPNTMGPIIVQMTLTVPTAIFAEAFLSFLGLGVQAPYASWGVMANDGLSTILSGYWWRLFFPAFFISLTMFAFNVLGDGLQDALDPKLRR; this comes from the coding sequence GTGCTGGAAAAACAGGAGTATAAACAAACAATTCCTGATGAGTGGTTTGTGCCAAAGAAAAAAAAGAAATCTGAAGCCGAAGCAGTTGTAAGGCCGAGTCTTTCTTATTGGCATGATGCTTGGCGCAGGCTTGTAAAAAACAAGTTGGCCATGCTGGGTCTCTTTTTTTTAGTCATCCTCGTTGTGATGGCTATATTCGGTCCTATGTTTTCACCGCACAGCGTAACGAAAGCTTCTTTTACAGAGCAAAACCTTCCTCCTTCAGCTAGTCATTGGTTTGGAACGGATGACTTAGGCAGAGATATGTACACTCGGACATGGTACGGAGCTAGAATCTCTTTATTTGTAGGACTGATGGCAGCTCTTATTGATTTTATCATCGGTATAATTTACGGGGGATTCTCAGGCTATAAAGGCGGAAAAACAGATAACGTTATGATGCGCGTAATTGAAATTTTATATGGTCTTCCTTATTTATTAGTGGTGATTTTACTGATGGTGGTCATGGGCCCCGGACTTTCTACGATCATTGTGGCACTTTCCGTTACAGGTTGGATCGGGATGGCGAGAATTGTACGGGGGCAAGTATTACAAATAAAAAACTATGAATACGTACTTGCATCCAAAACGTTTGGAACAAAAACTAGTCGTATCATTAAGCGGAACCTGCTTCCAAATACGATGGGACCGATTATCGTTCAAATGACACTAACCGTACCAACTGCCATTTTTGCTGAAGCTTTTTTAAGCTTTTTAGGACTGGGTGTACAGGCTCCTTATGCCAGCTGGGGAGTAATGGCAAACGATGGTTTATCAACGATTCTATCAGGCTATTGGTGGCGTTTGTTTTTTCCCGCTTTTTTTATTTCTCTTACCATGTTTGCTTTTAATGTCCTTGGAGACGGACTGCAAGATGCACTTGATCCGAAATTAAGGAGGTAA